GTTCCGCTACAACTCTGCAGGCGATGTTGACAACGACTTCCTGTTCACCCGCGGTACGGGAACGGACAGCTACGTGACGGTCATCGATACCGGTGCCCGTGACGACCTCACCGCTGGTGAGGACTACAGCTTCCAGTTCCTCGGTAGCAGCTCGGACGAGGAGCGCATGACGCTTCGTAGTCTTGGCCTGACGGCTGAGGCGACGAACACGGAGATCTCCTTCACGGGCGACTCCACAACCGTCAGCGCAGACATCTCGTCCGATGCAGTCAACCGTGACGTGACGGCTACCCTCCTCGACTCCTCTGACGAGGAAGTTGACTCGGGTACCTTCACGATTGACGGCGACGGTCAGATTACCGCTGACCTGACTGCGACCGAAGCAGGCAACTACACGATCGAAGTTGAAGACGTTGGCACCGGCATCACGACCGAGACCGACGAGATTTCGGTCTCCGCCGTCACCGGTGACGTCTCCTTCAGCGAGACCGTGTTCCGCGAGGACCGCGGTGACGTTGCAGAAATCACGATCGACCTCGACAACGCTGACAGCGCCACGGTTCTCATCGGTGGGAACTCCGTGAGCTACGCTGCAGCCGCCGAGGTTACCGACGCAGAAAGCGGTGACGACGCAGACGGCGAAGTCACCCTCCAGTTCAACACCTACCTCACCAACAAGGGCACGCCTACCGGTGAGGGCGTGTTCTCGGCTGCCGGTGACGACACCGCAACGTTCGTCGCCGCAGATGAGGTTGACTCGGACATCACAACCGACGCAGCAACCAGCGCCGTGCTGGCTGACACGGACTACGACCTGGCCGCCTACATCGGTGGCGAGGAATCCGCCGTCGGTACGCTCATCGTTGAGCCACGCTCGACGGACTCGATGAACCTCTGGACGGCACCGAGCAGCACGTTCGGTGACGCCGAGGCTCCGGCTGACGTGTACAGCGCCATCGAGGACGGCGCTGTCACGCAGTCCGATGAGATCGCCGCACAGGATGTGCTCGTCCACCAGATCGGTGCCTCTGGTGTCTACGGTGCACTCCAGAACGAACTCGACAAGAGCAGTGTCTCCAGCCAAGAAGCTGCACTCGTCAACCTCCTGACGACCGACCAGGTCAGTCAGCCGGCTGGCGAGACGGAGACACTCGATACGGCACTCAGTCTGAGTGTTGTCCAGACTGGTTCCTCGCCGAACCAGGATCCGAAGCGTCTCGCACTCACTGACAGCGTTGCCGCCGGCGCGTTCAACGTCGTCGCTGACGCTGACAACGAGACAGTCTTCGTGAACGTCAAGACCGACCAGCTCCAGTTCGTTCGTACGGACGACGTTGACCCGACGAACGATTACACTGACTCTGAGACGGTCACGGCAGCAGCCGACGAGGAATTCGACGTGACCTTCACGGTCGAGCAGGCAAGCGGCCTGACGACCGCCGAGGACGGCGAATCCGTCTCCTCGACGTTCACCGTCGTTGAGCGTGCAGGTATGCTCAACGGTGGCGAAGACATCACTGTCGAAGCCGCAAGCGGCCAGGAGATCAGCGGCACGACCGACATCGCACCAGGCACGGATGTGAACATCCGCGCTCGTGCGACCGGCACGTCCGCGTTCCTGAAGACCGCGACGGCAACGGTCACGGAGAACGGTACGTTCGCGACCGAGTTCGACTTCTCGGGCTCGTCGGAGAACACGACGTTCGACGTGACGGCCTCGGCCTCGCCGCAGTTCGCTGACGGTGCCCTCTCGGCAGAAGGCACGATCGGCGCTGCAGAGGCAACCCCGACGCCGACTCCGACGCCGGAGCCCGCGACGGACACGCCGACGCCGGAGCCGGCAACGGACACGCCGACGCCGGAGCCCGCGACGGACACGCCGACGCCGGAGCCCGCGACGGAGACGCCGACCGACGGCGGTGACACGGCGACTGAGACCTCCGGAAGCCAGCCTGGCTTCGGTGGCGCAGTCGCGATTGTTGCCCTCGCCGGTGCAGCGCTCATCGCGCTCCGCCGCGGCAACTAACGATAGCTAACTAACCGGACCTCCCCGGTTTACCAAACTGGATTTTTCTTTCGCGCGCTACACCCCACAGCGATAGCTACGGCCGCGGTAGCCGACCAGCAAGGATTTACCGCTGAAAGCCGACAAGCAGACAATGGCGAGTTCACTGCTGACCGCGACGCTCGCGTGGCTCTCCGTCGGCGGCTTCGTCGCCGGCGCGCTCGCGATGTACTACCACGAGCGAGCGGGCCGACTGCTGACGGCGACGACGTGGGGCGTCTTCGGTATCTTCTGGGGCACGCTCGTCCCGCAGTTCTGGTTCGTCGGGTCGAGCTTCATCGAGGCGGCGCTCGCACTCGTCGCCGTGCCGCTGTGTTTCTACACCGGCTATCTACTGCTCGACGGCCGCGACTCGCTGTTCGTCATCTCGCGGGCCGTCGCCGTGATGGGCGTCATCTACCTGCCGGCGACGACCGTCGACGCCATCTACGAGCCGATGATTCGGACAGTGACGCTCCAGACCCAGTGGGCGATGAACGCGCTCGGCTACCACCCCGAGCTGGTCGCCAACGACAACGGCCTCCAGAGCGTCTTCCTGTTCGTCCGCCCCAACGGCCACCGCATCCTCACGGAGATCGAACTCGCCTGTACCGGACTCGGGAGCATGGCGATCTTCGCCGGGCTCATCAGCGCGGTCGACGCGCCACTCGACCGGAAGGCGAAGGCGTTCCTCGTCTCGATTCCCGTCATCTGGGGGCTGAACCTCGTCCGGAACGTGTTCATCGCCGTCGCGTTCGGCGAACAGTGGTTCCAGGTGTTCGTCCCGCAGGTGCTCGCGCTGTTCGGCCAGAGCGACCCCTACTACGTCTCGTTCCTCGTAGCCGACAAGATTCTGAGCCAGTCGGCCTCAGTCGTCGCGCTCGTCGCTATCATGCTTGCGACGCTGCGCTACCTCCCGGAACTCAAGACGGTCGTCGCCGACCTGCTGTATCTCGTCACCGGCGACGAACACGAGTTCGACTTCGGTGACCCGCCGGGACGCGGCGGCGTCCGCGCCGACGGCGGCCGCGAGGAGTAATCAGACCGGCTCGGTCAGTTCTTCGGGTGCGCCCGCCAACTCGCGGAGCGCGTCCGACTCGATGTAGTGTAACTCTCCCGGGATGATGAGCAGGTGGAGCGGGCCGCCGAAATCACGGTCTGCGAGGTCGCTCAGCCGTCCGGCTTCGACGCGCGGCTCGGGCGAGCCGGCCCGACAGACCACGACCCCGAGCACGTCCTCGTACCCGTCGGCGAGCAGGTCGGCTGCCACGTCGCCGGTCATGTACTCCTGGCGTTCCTGCTTGATATCGAGATAGACGAGGGTGTGGAGCCCGCGCTCGCGGTTCGCGTCCAGTGTGTCACACACCGACTTCGGAACGCCGTCGCCGCCGTGGGCGTACGGGAACGGGAGCGTCGTCGCCTTCCCGAAGCGGTAGTTCTGCAGGCCGGTCAGCGACGCGGCCGCTGCCGAGGCGGTCGTGCCGTGAATCACGCGCGTCTCGATGCCGCGGTCGTGGGCGCGGAGCCGGAGGTCGACGTGCGTCGTCGAAATCATCGTGTCGCCGGCGGTGAGAAACACGGCCTCGCCCGACTCGGCGGCGTCGAGAATCGGCTCCGGCTCCTGTTCGGTGCCGGCGCGGTCGCGGACGTCGATATCGACGCCGTGGTGTGCGGCGAGCGATTCGGGGTCCGTTCCCATCAGCCGGGAGGTGTAGAACTCGGCGAACACGTCGTCGGCCGCCCGGAGCGCGCGCTGGCCGTCGACGGTAATCGAGGTTTCGTCCCACAAGCCGAGTCCGACGAACGTGAGCATACACGGTACACCGGTGGCGGGAGAATAAGCGCCTCGTTCACGGCCGGCGTCCGTCACGCTTACCGCTGCCGGTCCACTCCCTCCGGCAATGAGTGTCCCGTGCGTCCGCGTCCCGCCCGAGGAAGGGGAGACGACGCGGGCGAGCCTCGCCGACCGGAATCTCGTCCACGACGAGTACGATATCACCGTCACGGACGGCTGGCTCTACATCCCTGTCACCGACGCCGACGCCGCTGCAGACGACCACGAGGTCGTCTCGTTCGACGCCCCGCGCCGCGAGACACAGACGCTCCCCGAGGATATCCTCGGCTTCGAGCCGTCGCTGGAGCGGCTCGGCCGCATCGTCATCCTCGATGAGGACGACGACGAGCGCGCACAGACGATCGCCGACGCGGTGATGGCGTCCTCGCTGCCCGTCGACACGATCGTCAATCGCGCCTCCAAGATTCAGGGCGAACTCCGCGTGCGCGAGTGGGACGTGCTCGCCGGCAACGACACCGAGACCGTCCACACGGAGTATGGCACCGAACTGCTGCTCGATATCGCGGAGGTGTACTTCTCGCCCCGGCTCGCGACGGAACGCCACCGCGTCGTCGAGCAGGTCACGCCCGACGAGCGGGTGTTCGACATGTTCGCCGGCGTCGGTCCCTTCGCCGTCCCGATGGCCGGTCGCGGTGCATCCGTGGTCGCCTGTGACCTGAACCCCCGAGCAATCGAGTATCTGCGCGAGAACGCCGCTCGGAACGGCGTCGCCGACACGCTCACCGCCGTTGAGGGAGACGTGCGCGAGGTCGCGGCCGACTGGGAGGGGTGGGCCGACCGCGTCGTGATGAATCTCCCCCACACGGCGAGTGAGTTCCTCGACACCGCGGTCGCGCTGGCCGGCGACGAGTGTGTGCTCCACCTGTACGACATCCAGCACGACTCCGACCCCTTCGGGCCGGGCGAGCGTGCGATTCGCGAGGCGGCGGGCGAGGCGTACGCCGTCGATGTCGAGACGCGACGCGTCGTCCGGTCGTATGCGCCCCACGAGGAGAACGTCTGTCTCGACGCCCGCCTCCGCCGTCGGTGAGTTTGGTTCGCAACCCTTTTACTCGCCGTCGTACCATACTCGGGTGCGCGCCGGAGTAGCTCAGCTGGCAGAGCGATTCCTTCGTAAGGAATAGGCCGAGGGTTCAAATCCCTCCTCCGGCTCTTCTCTCGACCGCATTGAGCCGTGAGCGGCGGTACTCTTCGGAGCCAGTGTAACGCGAACCGAAACGGGTTTTCCCTGGTCGCTGCAACTCACCGATAACGCTCACCATGTCCGGACAGTACGACCTCGTCATCGTCGGCGGCGGTATCAGTGGCGCATCGCTCCTGTACACGAGTGCGAAGTTCACCAACATCGACTCCATCGCGCTCGTCGAGAAGGAGCCGTCCATCGCGGCCATCAACTCCGACCACACGAACAACTCACAGACGCTCCACTTCGGCGACATCGAGACGAACTACACGCTGGAGAAGGCGTCGACGGTCAAGACGGCCGCCGAGACGCTCGCCGGCTACCTCGAGAACCACGACGAGGACCGCGAGATGCACGACAAGCGGAGCAAGATGGTGCTCGCGGTCGGCGACGAGGAGGTCGAGGAACTCGAAGCCCGCTACGACGACGAGGGCTTCGGTGACCTGTTCCCCAAACTGGAAGCTATCGGTCGCGAGGAGATTGCAGAACACGAGCCGAAGGTCGTGGAGGGACGCGACCCCGACACCGAGCTGATGGCGCTCCAGACGCCCGACGGCTACGTCGTCGACTACGGTGCCGTCGCCCAGTCGTTCGTCGAGGCGGCAAACGAGGAGACGAGCGTCGACGTGTTCACCGACACGCGCGTCGAGGACGTGACGCCCACGACGACCGGTTACACCATCGGCACGGACAACGGTCGCTTCGACGCCGACGCGGCGGTCGTCGCCGCCGGCTCACACAGCCTCCAGATGGCGAAGGACCTCGGCTACGGTGAGGACATGGTCCTGCTTCCGATTGCGGGGAGCTTCTTCCTCGCCGACGACCTGCTGAACGGGAAGGTGTACACCCTCCAGATGAAGAAGCTCCCCTTCGCGGCCGTCCACGGGGACGCCGACGTACACGACGACTCCATCACGCGCTTCGGGCCGACGGCGAAGCTCGTGCCCGCGCTCGAACGCGGTCGGCTCTCGACGGTGAGCGATTTCCTCGACGTGTTCGGCTTCTCGCCGTCGGCGTTTCTCAGCTACGCGAACGTGCTCTCAGACCGCATCCTCCTCCCGTACGTCATCCGGAACCTCATCTACGACGTGCCGAAGGTCGGCACCGACCAGTTCCTCCCGCACGTCCAGAAGGTCGTCCCGAGCGTCGAACAGGGCGATATCGAGCGCGCGAAAGGGTACGGCGGCGTCCGCCCGCAGATCGTCGACACCTCGAAGAAGTCCCTCGATATGGGTGAGGCCAAGATCGTCGGTGAGGACATCATCTTCAACATCACGCCCTCGCCGGGTGCCTCGACCTGTCTGCAGAACGCCCAGCGCGACGTGAAGGAGGTGCTCTCGTTCCTCGACGGCGAGTACGAGTTCGACGAGGAGAGCTTCGAGGCCGACACCATCGATCAGTTCCCGCGCGCGTAAGCCGGCAAGATTCAAGCGACCGGCCCCACACGCTCGCGTATGGACCACACTTCCATCGACGACGTCGAGATACAGAACAACCCCCTCGGCGTCCACAGCGAGCGCCGTCCCGTCTCCGACGCGCTCGGCACCAGCGACTTCGCGATGAACTTCTTCCGGCTCCAGCCGGGCGAGTCCTTCTCCGGCGGGCTTCACACTCACCACGACCAGGAGGAGGTGTTCTACGTCGAGGAAGGCGAGGCGACGTTCACGGTCGGCCGCGACGGCGACACCGAAGCCGTCGTCTCTGGCGGTGAACTCATCCGGTTCGAGCCGGGCGAGTTCCAGCAGGGCACCAACACGGGCGACACCGAACTCGTCGGCTGGGCGCTCGGCGCGCCGAAGTCGAAACACGACTGGGACGAAATCGAGTCCATCGTCTACTGTCAGGAGTGCGAGACGGAGACGGGCCACGGTCTCTCGTTGACCGAGGCGGGCCGGTTCGAACTCACCTGTCTGGAGTGTGACAACAGCTTCACCTCGTAAGCGGGGAAACCTACAAGTCGGTGCCGCCGTCCCCGTCCGTATGCCAAACTGTGCCAACTGCGACTCCTTCGTCACCGAGGCGTATGTCCGAGTGTTCGCGCCCAACGAGCTGGAATCCGTCCGAGTGTGTCCGAACTGCGAGGACAAGCTCCGCGACGGAGCCGAGATACGCGAGGCGCGCTCGACACGCGGCTAAACCGACTCGTCGCCGAGCGAGACACCCGCAGTAGGCGTCACCGTCACGGTTCCCGTGGCCGGGTTTTCCCCGACGGTTACGTCGACGCCGAAGACGCGCTCCAGCCGGTCGGCCGTGAACACCTCCCGGGGGGTGCCGACCGCCTGCCTTTCACCGTCGGCGAGGAGGACGACGCGGTCACAGTAGCGCGCTGCCAAATCGAGGTCGTGGATGGCCGCGACGACCGTCTCTTCTAACCCCGCCACGAGGTCGAGCGTCCGGACCTGGTGGTTGATGTCGAGACTCGCGGTCGGCTCGTCCAACAAGAGCGTGGGGGCGGCCTGCGTGAGCGCACGGGCCAGCAGGACGCGCTGTTTCTCCCCGCCCGACAGCGACGCCACCGACCGGTCGGCGAACTGTGCGGTCTGTGTCCGGTCGAGTGCGCGTTCCACGGCGGCAGCGCCGTCCGGGTCGTCGCCGCCGAAGCGCGACCGGTACGGGTGGCGACCCATCGCCACCACGTCACGCACCGAGAAGTCGAAGCCGAAGTTCGTCTCCTGTGGCACGGTCGCGACCCGGCGGGCGAGCGCCCGCGCCGACAGCGACCCGACTTCGTCTCCGTCGACGGCTACCGACCCCGCCGCCGGTGAGAGGTGACCACCGACGGCACCGAGCAGCGTCGACTTCCCGGCACCGTTCGGGCCGACGAGCGCGACGAACTCGCCGTCGGCGACCGACAGCGACACGTCCTCGAGGACGCGCACGCCGCCGCGGTCGACACACAGCCCGTCGATTTCTATCACAGTTCGCTCACCTCACGCTTGCGGAGCAGATACAGGAAGAAGGGCGCGCCGACGGCGGCGGTCACGATACCCACCGGAAGCTCTGCGGGCCCCGACCGCGCGAGCGTGTCGGCCGCGACGAGAAACGAGGCCCCGGCGAGTGCACTCGTCGGCAGCAGTATTCGGTGGTCGGGACCGACGATGAGCCTGAGCGCGTGGGGAACGATGAGACCGACGAAGCCGATGACCCCCGAGATGGCGACCGCCGCGCCGGTGATGATGCTCGAGGCGGCAAGCAGGATGCGTTTCGTCCACTCGACCTCGACGCCGACGGAGCGGGCGTCGGTCTCGCCCAACAGGAGCGCGTTCAGGTCCTCGGCGTACAGATACAGGACCGCGACGAGCACGAAGGTAATCCCGCCGGTGATGAGCGCCTCCTCGATGCGCGAGGCGTCGAGGTGGCCCATCAGCCAGTAGGTGACCTCCTCGATGGAGTCGCCGCTCCGGAGAATCAGATACGAGGTGACCGAGCCGAGAAACGTCTGGACGGCCACGCCGGCCAACAGGAGGGTGGCCACCGGCGTCCGCCCCCCTTCGGTCGCGATGGCGTACACGACGACCGCCGCGACCAGCGCGCCGACGAACGCGGACGCCCGGAGACCGAGTCCGAACGGGAGCGCGAACGGGGCGACGATGGCCGCGACGGCACCGACGGACGCTCCGGAGGAGACGCCGATAATCGAAGGGTCCGCCATCGGATTCCGGAACAGTCCCTGCATCACGGTGCCGGCGGCTGCGAGCGCGAACCCGACGCTCGCGCCGGCCGCGATGCGCGGCAGTCGAACCTGCAAGACGATTGTCGAGTATAACGGGTCCACGTCGTAGCCGAACGGGGCGTACCACTCGACCGCGTGCCACGGCGCGACCAAGGCGGTCGCCTCCATTCTGACACCGGCCGGCACCGCCAGCGCGTTCGCGAACACCTTCGCGACGGTCACCGGCCCGATGTGGACCGGCCCGATGCCCGCGGACACGACGACGACGCCCACGAGCAGTCCCACCAGCACGGAGACCGCACTCGCTGTCCGGCCACGGTATCGCACGTAGACAAGTCCAGTTTGGTTAGACAAATACTTATTGGGTTAGCCCGGTCGTAGAGATGATGCGACAACGACTCACGCTGCTGGTCGCGATGCTCGTGCTCGCGGCCACGATTCCGGCTGGCGTCGCCGGCGCGACAGCACAGACGCAACAGGATGACTGTTCGTTCCCGTACACGGTGACCGACGCGAGCGGGACCGAGATTACCCTCGATGAACGGCCCGACCGAATCACGACGCTGAATCCGTCGGCCGCCCAGACCGTCTGGGAACTCGGCGGTCGCGAGCAGGTCGTCGGCGTGACGGCCAACGCCGACTACCTCGACGGCTTCGAGACGAAGACGAGCGTCTCCGCGACCGACGGGTTCGGCGTCTCCGTCGAGCGGGTCGTCGGCACCGAACCCGACCTCGTGCTCGCGCCGAACGCCTCCCAGACCGAGACGGTGCGCGCACTGCGTGATGCCGGCGTCACGGTGTATCAGTTCGCCGCCGCCGAGACGCTGGAGGACGTGACCGAGAAGACGACACAGATCGCCCGGCTCACCGGCCACTGTGAGGCGGCCGTCGAAGTGAACGCCTGGATGGAAGCCAACGTCGAGGCCGCCCGCACCGCGACCGCGGATGTCGAGCGCCCGAGGGTGCTCTACCCGCTCGGCAGCGGCTACGTCGCCAACACGAACACCTTCATCTCGGCGATGATCGAGGCCAGCGGCGGGACCAACGTCCTCGCCGAGTTCGACTACGAGACCGACTACCCGCAGGTGAGCGACGAAATCATCCTGCAGGCGAACCCCGAGATGCTCGTCGTGAACTCCCGGCTCGCAAACATCTACACCGAGGAGCCGTACGCCTCGACGACTGCGGGACAGAACAACGCGACCGTCGTGGTCAACACCGACTACCTGAACCAGCCGGCGCCGCGTTCGGTCGTCTTCGCGGTGCGGAATCTGACCGAGGGGTTCCACCCCGACGTTGACGCGTCGTTCGTCGCCCGCAGCGACGTGACCGTCGCGACGGCGACGCCGACGACCACGGCGACCGCGACCGACACGCCGGCGGCGACGGCCTCGACCGACTCCACGGAGACGACCGCGGGTGAACAGCCAGGCTTCGGCGTCGTCGCCGCACTGCTCGCCGTCGGTGCGCTCGTGCTCGCGCGCCGGGAGTGAGTGATTCGACAAGACGTATAAGGGAGACACGACTCGAACCGGTATGGTTGAGAACGTGTTGTGGCCAGCGCAGTTCGACGCCGACCTGACCCGCTCCGAGGGTCGGCGCGTGCCACAGGACCTCGCGGTCGCTGCCCCCACCGTCGACGAAATCGCGGAGGCGGTCCAGCAGGTGGGGTACGACGCCGTCATCGAGCGCGACGTACAGTACCCTCGCGAGTACGAACCACGCGGTCGCGTGCTCGTGAAGGACGCAGACGACGCCAGCAAGGGAGACCTGCTCGGTGCTGTCGCGGCGTATCTCGGAGCTATCCGCGCGTGAACCGACTCGGCGAGGTCGTCTCCACGGCACAGGGGCTGCTCGTCCTCCGGCCGCCGGCCGACACCGAGGTGGATATCGGCACGACGGCACTGGACGAGTCGCTCGACGCGGTCGGGCGCGTCGTCGACGTGTTCGGTCCCGTCGACCACCCCTACGTCGCCGTCACGCCCGACGGTGGTACCCCGGATGTACTGCTCGGCACGAAGCTCTACGCCAGATAATCGCCGGTCACTCCTCGGACGCGACGCGGTCGGCCGGCGTCAACGACGATTCCTCACGCGCCGCCAGCCACTCCGACAGCTCGGTGAGCTGCTCGGTCGCCGCCTCGAACAGCCGTTCGCCCTTCTCGGCCGTCGCGTCGGTCTGGTCGCCGAAGACGCCGTTTTCGCTGTTGTCCCGCGCGTCGAAGTAGGTCGCTGCCCCGTTTTGTGACGTGCCCGACGCGTTCCACACGTCGCGGGTCCCGCCGTCGCGCGCCTCGGCCAGCCGGTCCTCGTGGACGCGGTCGGTGAGATGTTGGAGCATCGCCGTCTCCTTCGGACCGCCGTGGGGACCGTTGTGCTCGAACAGCTCGTCCACGAGGCCGGGAATCGACTCGTCCCACATCCACTCCAGCGCGTAGCAGGTCCCGTCGGCGTGGAGGTCCTTCGCCACCTCTCGGAGCGCGTCGACGTTCCCGCCGTGGGCGTTCACGTAGACGACGCGGTCGATGCCGTGGTAGGTGAGGTTCTCGGTCAGCTCCCGCACGTACGTTCGGAAGGCGTCGGGACTCACCCACATCGTCCCGGGGAACTGCCGGTGGTGTCTGGAGATGCCGACGTTGACGGTCGGGGTACACAGATAGCCGGTGCGGGCGGCCGCCTCGCGCGCAAGCGACTCTGCGATGACGTGGTCGGTCGACTCGGGGAGATGTGGGCCGTGCTGTTCTGTCGACCCGAGCGGTATCAGCGCCAACGACTCCTGTTCGAAGTAGGTCCGGAGGTCCGGCCACGCCTCGTCTGCGAGATACATACCAGACCTCAGCGGGGCGGGCGTCAAATAGCTACCCACGCCCCCGACGGCCCACCCTTTTGTGACCGCCCGCCGAGCATCCGGATATGCACGAGAGCTTCACCAACGTCCGTGAGCGCGACTGGGACACCGACGCCGACGGCGAGATTCGACTCGCCGTCGTCGGCTGTGGCGGCTTCGCCCGCGGGGTCGTCCTCCCGAGCATCGAGGACTGCGACTACCTGACGCCGACCGTCGGCGTGAGCGGTAGCGAATCAAACCGCGAGGCCGCCGCGGAGCACGGCCTGGAGACGACCGACTACGACGGCTACGCCGACGGCGACCTGGCCGACAGCTACGACGCCGTCTACGTCGCCACGCCGAACCGACTCCATCTCCCGCACATCGAGACGGCCGCAGCACAGGGGAAGGCGGTCATCTCGGAGAAGCCACTCGACGCGACGAGCGAGCGCGCCGAACAGGCGGTCGAGACCTGCGAGCAGGCCGGCGTTCCCCTCATGACTGCCTACCGGATGCAGACCGACCCGCTCGTCCGCCGGCTCCGCGAGTTTCTCGACGACGGTGGCATCGGTGACGTGACGCGGTTCGCGGGCGATTTCACCTTCCCCGTGCTCGCCGGCTCGCGCGGGCCGGACCAGTGGCGACTCGACCAGGAGCTCGCGGGCGGTGGGGCACTCGTCGACGTGGGTGTCTACCTCCTCAACACGACCCGGTTCCTGCTCGGCGAGGACCCCGAGTCGGTGTCCGGTCACACCCGGACGAGCGGCCCGTTCAGCGACGTGGACGAACACGTCGACTTCCAGGTCGTCTTCCCCGACGCGGTCGGGAACTTCAGCGCCTCCTTCTCGGGCCACCCGACCGCCGACTACACCATCTACGGTACCGAGGGAACCGTCCGCGTGTACGACGCCTTCCAGCCGAACCGGGGCCGGCGGCTGGTCGTCGAGACCGGCGACGAGCGGTTCGAAATCGAGGGCGCAGGCGGCGGGGAACTCCGCGAGGAGTTCGACTACTTCGCACACGCCGTGCTCACGGGGCAGGATATCGAGCCGGACGGGAGAGACGGACTGACGGACGTGCGACTACTGGAGCAAGTGTACGCGTCGGCGTGAACGGAAGGGGGAGGCGGGATACGACGGGTGCCGAGCAGACCCGTCGTGTGGGCGCGGATGCGGCGATTTGGTTGCCGTTGGCGACGAGAAAAGCGTCGCGTCTGGCAATTCGATGTACTGCGTTCTCACTGATAAAGCCTCGTATTCACGCTCACCGACGGCGGTCGCGCCACGCGGGGAACTCCTCGCGGGTCGCGGCCACGGTGTCGGGGTCGACGGTCGCGTGGACGAGCGTGGGGTCGTCGTTAGAGCCGGCCAGCGTCGTCCCCCACGGGTCGTAGACGGCAGACCGACCCAGTAGCTCCGCCTCCCCGAACTGGCCGCTCCCGTTCGCGGTTGCGACGTACAGTTGGTTCT
This portion of the Halosegnis longus genome encodes:
- a CDS encoding BGTF surface domain-containing protein produces the protein MSDDLVVDGTTTDETGTTGPTAGSSDYSGPLGVSQAPVEFSTTSSSYTYSSTASTDTYVEVVFDREFDLSQYSFTVTDADGNDVTIDSTNKDGNAVVLGIASDLTDGATMSATDGNGDTFVDAAAITTTSTSIAEDTTAYSSDSVTAAYDGERIALISDETSESIDAFRYNSAGDVDNDFLFTRGTGTDSYVTVIDTGARDDLTAGEDYSFQFLGSSSDEERMTLRSLGLTAEATNTEISFTGDSTTVSADISSDAVNRDVTATLLDSSDEEVDSGTFTIDGDGQITADLTATEAGNYTIEVEDVGTGITTETDEISVSAVTGDVSFSETVFREDRGDVAEITIDLDNADSATVLIGGNSVSYAAAAEVTDAESGDDADGEVTLQFNTYLTNKGTPTGEGVFSAAGDDTATFVAADEVDSDITTDAATSAVLADTDYDLAAYIGGEESAVGTLIVEPRSTDSMNLWTAPSSTFGDAEAPADVYSAIEDGAVTQSDEIAAQDVLVHQIGASGVYGALQNELDKSSVSSQEAALVNLLTTDQVSQPAGETETLDTALSLSVVQTGSSPNQDPKRLALTDSVAAGAFNVVADADNETVFVNVKTDQLQFVRTDDVDPTNDYTDSETVTAAADEEFDVTFTVEQASGLTTAEDGESVSSTFTVVERAGMLNGGEDITVEAASGQEISGTTDIAPGTDVNIRARATGTSAFLKTATATVTENGTFATEFDFSGSSENTTFDVTASASPQFADGALSAEGTIGAAEATPTPTPTPEPATDTPTPEPATDTPTPEPATDTPTPEPATETPTDGGDTATETSGSQPGFGGAVAIVALAGAALIALRRGN
- the artA gene encoding archaeosortase A; amino-acid sequence: MASSLLTATLAWLSVGGFVAGALAMYYHERAGRLLTATTWGVFGIFWGTLVPQFWFVGSSFIEAALALVAVPLCFYTGYLLLDGRDSLFVISRAVAVMGVIYLPATTVDAIYEPMIRTVTLQTQWAMNALGYHPELVANDNGLQSVFLFVRPNGHRILTEIELACTGLGSMAIFAGLISAVDAPLDRKAKAFLVSIPVIWGLNLVRNVFIAVAFGEQWFQVFVPQVLALFGQSDPYYVSFLVADKILSQSASVVALVAIMLATLRYLPELKTVVADLLYLVTGDEHEFDFGDPPGRGGVRADGGREE
- a CDS encoding FAD-dependent oxidoreductase; the protein is MSGQYDLVIVGGGISGASLLYTSAKFTNIDSIALVEKEPSIAAINSDHTNNSQTLHFGDIETNYTLEKASTVKTAAETLAGYLENHDEDREMHDKRSKMVLAVGDEEVEELEARYDDEGFGDLFPKLEAIGREEIAEHEPKVVEGRDPDTELMALQTPDGYVVDYGAVAQSFVEAANEETSVDVFTDTRVEDVTPTTTGYTIGTDNGRFDADAAVVAAGSHSLQMAKDLGYGEDMVLLPIAGSFFLADDLLNGKVYTLQMKKLPFAAVHGDADVHDDSITRFGPTAKLVPALERGRLSTVSDFLDVFGFSPSAFLSYANVLSDRILLPYVIRNLIYDVPKVGTDQFLPHVQKVVPSVEQGDIERAKGYGGVRPQIVDTSKKSLDMGEAKIVGEDIIFNITPSPGASTCLQNAQRDVKEVLSFLDGEYEFDEESFEADTIDQFPRA
- a CDS encoding class I SAM-dependent methyltransferase, which translates into the protein MSVPCVRVPPEEGETTRASLADRNLVHDEYDITVTDGWLYIPVTDADAAADDHEVVSFDAPRRETQTLPEDILGFEPSLERLGRIVILDEDDDERAQTIADAVMASSLPVDTIVNRASKIQGELRVREWDVLAGNDTETVHTEYGTELLLDIAEVYFSPRLATERHRVVEQVTPDERVFDMFAGVGPFAVPMAGRGASVVACDLNPRAIEYLRENAARNGVADTLTAVEGDVREVAADWEGWADRVVMNLPHTASEFLDTAVALAGDECVLHLYDIQHDSDPFGPGERAIREAAGEAYAVDVETRRVVRSYAPHEENVCLDARLRRR
- a CDS encoding DUF7563 family protein, yielding MPNCANCDSFVTEAYVRVFAPNELESVRVCPNCEDKLRDGAEIREARSTRG
- a CDS encoding cupin domain-containing protein translates to MDHTSIDDVEIQNNPLGVHSERRPVSDALGTSDFAMNFFRLQPGESFSGGLHTHHDQEEVFYVEEGEATFTVGRDGDTEAVVSGGELIRFEPGEFQQGTNTGDTELVGWALGAPKSKHDWDEIESIVYCQECETETGHGLSLTEAGRFELTCLECDNSFTS
- the dph5 gene encoding diphthine synthase, with the protein product MLTFVGLGLWDETSITVDGQRALRAADDVFAEFYTSRLMGTDPESLAAHHGVDIDVRDRAGTEQEPEPILDAAESGEAVFLTAGDTMISTTHVDLRLRAHDRGIETRVIHGTTASAAAASLTGLQNYRFGKATTLPFPYAHGGDGVPKSVCDTLDANRERGLHTLVYLDIKQERQEYMTGDVAADLLADGYEDVLGVVVCRAGSPEPRVEAGRLSDLADRDFGGPLHLLIIPGELHYIESDALRELAGAPEELTEPV